In Bacillus methanolicus, the following proteins share a genomic window:
- a CDS encoding adenylosuccinate synthase, whose protein sequence is MSSVVVVGTQWGDEGKGKITDFLSENAEVIARYQGGNNAGHTIRFNGETYKLHLIPSGIFYKDKICVIGNGMVVDPKALVKELAYLHERGVSTDNLRISNRAHVILPYHLKLDEVEEERKGANKIGTTKKGIGPAYMDKAARIGIRIADLLDRDVFEEKLSRNLEEKNRLLERFYETKGFTIEEILDEYFEYGQQIKKYVCDTSVVLNDALDEGRRVLFEGAQGVMLDIDQGTYPFVTSSNPVAGGVTIGSGVGPTKITHVVGVSKAYTTRVGDGPFPTELNNEIGDRIREVGREYGTTTGRPRRVGWFDSVVVRHARRVSGITDLSLNSIDVLTGIETLKICVAYRYKGEIIEEFPASLKVLTECEPVYEELPGWTEDITGCKSLDDLPANARHYLERVSQLTGIPLSIFSVGPDRSQTNVVHNPWRQS, encoded by the coding sequence ATGTCATCAGTAGTTGTTGTCGGAACACAATGGGGAGATGAAGGAAAAGGAAAGATTACTGATTTTCTTTCCGAAAATGCCGAAGTGATTGCTCGGTATCAGGGCGGAAACAATGCAGGGCACACCATTCGTTTTAACGGTGAAACTTACAAGCTGCACTTAATTCCATCTGGAATTTTTTATAAAGATAAAATTTGCGTAATCGGAAACGGAATGGTTGTTGATCCAAAGGCGCTTGTAAAAGAACTAGCTTATTTGCACGAAAGAGGAGTTTCAACAGATAATCTACGTATAAGCAATCGTGCCCATGTGATTTTGCCTTATCATTTAAAACTGGACGAGGTGGAAGAGGAGCGCAAAGGGGCAAACAAAATCGGTACAACGAAAAAAGGGATTGGGCCTGCCTATATGGATAAAGCAGCCCGAATCGGGATCCGGATTGCTGATTTGTTAGACCGTGATGTTTTTGAAGAAAAGCTTTCACGCAACCTTGAAGAGAAAAATCGTTTACTTGAGCGCTTTTATGAAACAAAAGGTTTTACGATTGAAGAAATCTTAGATGAATATTTCGAGTACGGCCAGCAGATCAAGAAATACGTTTGTGATACATCTGTTGTCTTAAACGACGCGCTTGATGAAGGACGCCGTGTACTTTTTGAAGGCGCACAAGGTGTAATGCTTGATATTGACCAGGGTACATATCCGTTTGTCACTTCTTCTAACCCTGTTGCAGGCGGGGTGACAATTGGTTCCGGTGTCGGCCCGACAAAAATTACACATGTCGTCGGCGTTTCGAAAGCTTACACAACACGTGTTGGTGACGGCCCGTTCCCTACGGAACTAAATAATGAAATTGGCGATCGAATTCGTGAAGTCGGCCGCGAGTATGGCACAACGACAGGACGTCCGCGCCGTGTCGGATGGTTTGACAGCGTTGTTGTCCGCCATGCGCGCCGTGTCAGCGGAATTACGGATCTATCCCTCAACTCCATCGATGTTTTAACCGGAATTGAAACATTGAAAATCTGCGTAGCTTATCGCTATAAAGGTGAAATAATTGAAGAATTTCCGGCAAGCTTAAAGGTATTAACTGAATGTGAGCCTGTATATGAGGAACTGCCAGGCTGGACAGAAGATATCACCGGCTGCAAGTCTCTCGATGATCTTCCGGCTAATGCCCGCCACTATTTAGAGCGCGTTTCACAGCTCACAGGCATTCCGTTATCGATCTTCTCTGTCGGCCCGGACCGCTCACAAACAAATGTCGTCCACAACCCTTGGCGTCAAAGCTAA
- the dnaB gene encoding replicative DNA helicase, with product MNDLFADRLPPQNIEAEQAVLGAIFLEPSSLTVASEILIPEDFYRVSHQKIFNVMLKLHDQGKAVDLITVTEELAAAKILEDTGGVSYLSELAGSVPTAANIEYYARIVEEKSLLRRLIRTATAIAQDGYTREDEVDTVLEEAEKSILEVSQRKNAGTFHNIKDVLVRTYDKIEMLHNRKGDITGLETGFRELDKMTAGFQRNDLIIVAARPSVGKTAFALNIAQNVATKTGENVAIFSLEMGAEQLVMRMLCAEGNINSQRLRTGTLTDEDWGKLTMAMGSLSNTGIFIDDTPGIRISEIRSKCRRLKQEHGLGMVVIDYLQLIQGSGRPSENRQQEVSEISRSLKGLARELEVPVIALSQLSRGVEQRQDKRPMMSDIRESGSIEQDADIVAFLYRDDYYNKETENKDIIEIIIAKQRNGPVGTVELAFVKEYNKFVNLERRFDESSIPPGA from the coding sequence ATGAATGATTTATTTGCCGATCGGCTGCCGCCTCAAAACATAGAAGCGGAACAGGCAGTCCTCGGGGCCATTTTCCTGGAACCGTCCTCGTTAACGGTTGCTTCAGAAATCTTAATTCCTGAAGATTTTTACCGGGTTTCTCATCAAAAAATTTTTAATGTCATGCTGAAGCTGCATGACCAAGGAAAAGCGGTCGACTTAATTACCGTAACTGAAGAGCTTGCCGCAGCAAAAATTTTAGAAGATACAGGCGGTGTCAGCTACTTAAGTGAATTGGCCGGATCGGTTCCGACAGCAGCGAATATTGAATATTACGCAAGAATTGTTGAAGAAAAGTCTTTATTGCGCCGCTTGATCCGGACAGCGACGGCGATTGCCCAGGACGGATATACACGCGAAGATGAAGTTGATACAGTATTAGAAGAAGCGGAAAAAAGCATTCTTGAAGTATCTCAACGGAAAAATGCCGGTACATTTCATAATATCAAAGATGTTTTAGTCCGGACATACGATAAAATTGAAATGCTTCATAATCGTAAAGGAGATATTACCGGACTGGAAACAGGGTTCCGGGAGCTTGATAAAATGACAGCCGGCTTTCAGCGCAATGATTTAATTATTGTTGCAGCCCGTCCATCAGTAGGGAAAACGGCATTCGCTCTGAATATTGCCCAGAATGTCGCTACGAAAACAGGAGAAAATGTTGCGATTTTCAGTTTGGAGATGGGCGCAGAACAGCTTGTCATGCGTATGTTGTGTGCGGAAGGAAACATTAACTCCCAGAGGCTTCGGACCGGTACTCTGACAGATGAAGACTGGGGCAAATTAACGATGGCCATGGGCAGTTTGTCGAATACCGGAATTTTTATTGATGATACACCCGGGATAAGGATAAGCGAAATTCGTTCGAAATGCAGACGCTTAAAGCAAGAGCACGGTTTAGGAATGGTCGTCATCGACTATCTGCAGCTTATTCAAGGGAGCGGCCGCCCAAGCGAAAACCGCCAGCAGGAAGTTTCCGAAATATCTCGTTCTCTGAAAGGATTAGCGCGAGAATTAGAAGTTCCGGTTATCGCACTTTCCCAGCTTTCCCGCGGGGTGGAACAACGGCAAGACAAGCGTCCGATGATGTCAGATATCCGGGAATCAGGAAGTATTGAGCAGGATGCGGATATTGTCGCTTTCTTATACCGTGATGACTATTATAATAAGGAAACAGAGAATAAAGACATTATCGAAATTATCATCGCCAAACAGCGTAACGGCCCTGTCGGCACAGTCGAACTTGCATTTGTCAAAGAGTATAATAAGTTCGTAAATTTAGAGCGGCGTTTTGATGAATCATCGATTCCGCCTGGAGCATAA
- the rplI gene encoding 50S ribosomal protein L9: MKVIFLKDVKGKGKKGEVKNVADGYATNFLIKQGLAVEANKENLSKLNAQKKKEEKMAEQELAQAKQLKEQLEKLTVELSAKAGEGGRLFGSITSKQIADELQKKHNIKIDKRKIELEDAIRSLGYTKVPVKLHSEVTATLNVHVKEAN, encoded by the coding sequence ATGAAAGTCATTTTTCTTAAAGATGTAAAAGGAAAAGGAAAAAAAGGCGAAGTCAAAAATGTTGCGGACGGATACGCCACTAACTTTCTCATAAAGCAGGGTCTTGCAGTCGAAGCGAACAAGGAAAATTTAAGCAAATTAAATGCCCAAAAGAAAAAAGAGGAGAAAATGGCAGAACAGGAACTCGCCCAGGCGAAACAATTAAAAGAGCAACTGGAGAAACTAACGGTTGAACTGTCGGCAAAAGCTGGTGAAGGGGGCCGCCTTTTTGGTTCCATTACGAGCAAACAAATTGCTGACGAACTTCAAAAGAAACATAACATTAAAATCGACAAACGCAAAATTGAACTTGAAGATGCCATTCGTTCATTAGGATATACAAAAGTTCCTGTCAAACTGCACTCGGAAGTTACTGCAACATTGAATGTGCATGTAAAAGAAGCAAACTAA
- a CDS encoding DHH family phosphoesterase, protein MPSYREKKSIRYPLYGLMGVTVVQLGVLAYYNLLFSLAGFLLASFSFYFVFWLEQKQRKKTEEYITTLSYRVKRVGEEALMEMPIGIMLINDDYTIEWTNPFLASCFQEDTLVGRSLYDVADSLIPLIKQEVETEIVTLHERKFRVIHKRKERLLYFFDVTEQTEIEKMYQNERTVIAIIFLDNYDEMTQGMDDQTRSNLNNIVTSLLNKWANDNGVFLKRVSSERFIAVFNEHILHSLEKEKFGILDEVREATSKQNVPLTLSIGVGTGVSSLPELGSLAQSSLDLALGRGGDQVAIKQTNGKVKFYGGKTNPVEKRTRVRARVISHALKELITESDKVIIMGHKNPDMDAIGSAIGIQKVAQMNEREGYIVVNFQEIDTGVKRLMKEIEQNEDLFSRFISPEEALEIATDDTLLVIVDTHKPSLVVEEKLLNKIENVVVIDHHRRGEDFVKNPLLVYMEPYASSTSELVTELLEYQPKRGKIQMLEATALLAGIIVDTKSFTLRTGSRTFDAASYLRGKGADTVLVQKFLKEDVDTYIRRAKLIETVHFYREGIAIVKGKEDEIYDQVVIAQAADTLLTMEGVLASFVIARRSENTVAISARSLGDVNVQVIMENLDGGGHLTNAATQLADITVAEAEEQLKAVIEEYVEGGKKE, encoded by the coding sequence ATGCCTTCGTATCGAGAAAAAAAGTCCATACGTTATCCACTATACGGACTTATGGGCGTAACAGTGGTGCAACTGGGTGTATTAGCTTATTATAACTTGTTATTCAGCCTGGCTGGATTTCTTCTTGCTTCGTTTTCTTTTTATTTTGTATTCTGGCTTGAACAAAAACAGCGAAAGAAAACGGAAGAATATATAACAACGCTATCTTACCGGGTCAAAAGAGTCGGTGAAGAAGCTTTAATGGAAATGCCGATTGGCATTATGCTGATAAATGATGACTATACAATCGAGTGGACAAATCCTTTTTTGGCTTCATGTTTTCAAGAAGATACGCTCGTAGGAAGATCCCTCTATGATGTTGCCGATTCGCTCATTCCTCTGATTAAACAGGAAGTTGAAACCGAAATTGTGACTCTACATGAGCGGAAATTTCGAGTCATCCATAAGAGGAAAGAACGCCTTCTTTACTTTTTTGATGTGACCGAACAAACTGAAATTGAGAAAATGTACCAGAATGAGCGTACAGTTATAGCCATCATTTTTTTAGATAATTATGATGAAATGACGCAGGGAATGGACGACCAAACACGAAGCAACTTAAACAACATTGTTACGTCTTTATTGAATAAATGGGCCAATGACAACGGAGTCTTTTTAAAGAGGGTATCTTCGGAAAGGTTTATTGCTGTTTTCAATGAACATATTCTTCATTCACTTGAAAAAGAGAAATTTGGTATTTTAGATGAAGTTCGCGAAGCAACTTCAAAGCAAAATGTTCCTCTTACATTAAGTATTGGAGTTGGAACTGGTGTTTCATCTTTGCCTGAGCTTGGCTCTCTTGCTCAGTCAAGTTTAGATCTGGCCCTTGGCCGGGGCGGAGATCAGGTAGCCATTAAGCAGACGAATGGAAAAGTGAAATTTTACGGTGGAAAAACAAATCCGGTGGAAAAACGGACAAGAGTCAGGGCCCGCGTGATCTCTCATGCATTAAAAGAATTAATTACAGAAAGTGATAAAGTCATTATTATGGGCCATAAAAATCCTGATATGGATGCCATCGGTTCAGCCATCGGCATTCAAAAAGTCGCGCAGATGAACGAGCGGGAAGGATATATCGTCGTAAATTTCCAGGAAATCGATACAGGTGTAAAGCGCTTGATGAAAGAGATCGAGCAAAATGAGGACCTGTTTTCAAGATTTATTAGTCCGGAAGAGGCGCTGGAAATCGCCACAGATGATACATTACTGGTTATTGTCGATACCCATAAGCCTTCACTTGTTGTTGAAGAGAAGCTGTTAAATAAAATAGAGAATGTGGTTGTCATTGACCATCACCGCCGCGGTGAAGATTTCGTCAAGAATCCGCTGCTCGTATACATGGAACCATATGCGTCATCGACATCAGAACTTGTTACCGAGCTTTTGGAATATCAGCCGAAACGGGGAAAAATTCAAATGCTTGAAGCAACAGCCCTGCTCGCAGGAATTATTGTCGATACAAAGAGCTTTACATTAAGAACGGGTTCCCGTACATTTGATGCTGCTTCCTATTTGCGAGGAAAAGGCGCTGATACGGTTTTAGTCCAAAAGTTTTTAAAAGAAGATGTGGATACGTATATCCGGCGGGCTAAGCTGATTGAAACCGTCCACTTTTACCGCGAAGGCATTGCGATTGTAAAAGGGAAAGAAGACGAAATTTACGATCAAGTCGTGATTGCCCAAGCTGCTGATACGTTGTTGACGATGGAAGGGGTCCTCGCTTCGTTTGTCATCGCCAGACGTTCAGAGAATACGGTCGCAATTAGTGCGAGATCTCTTGGTGATGTCAATGTCCAGGTGATTATGGAGAACCTGGATGGCGGAGGCCATTTAACAAATGCAGCAACTCAATTAGCTGATATAACAGTTGCTGAAGCGGAGGAACAGTTAAAGGCTGTTATCGAAGAATATGTTGAAGGGGGAAAAAAGGAATGA
- a CDS encoding YybS family protein, with amino-acid sequence MKKNIQRLTEGAVLLAAYTVLLLITMYIPLLGMVINFFLPLPFILFFAKNDTKTSFVFLIASVVISLVAGSIFAVPLTLAYGLTGAVMGYLIREQKNRGTVFIAGSLVFLLNLIIQYVVAVTFFQFNFIEEMMKMFRESVDMSLEMLESIGKDPGQKAAEQLLSSVDMIETLMPSLFVVVSLINVLLIQLVSLPILKRFGVRIGKWKAFKDLTLPKSILWYYLAVLLISMAVNPEEGSYLFSALLNLSFILQLCMIVQGLSFVFYFSSIKGYSAAIPVTVTILSLLMPIILYVVRILGIIDLGFDLRQRLKKQS; translated from the coding sequence ATGAAAAAAAATATTCAAAGGCTTACTGAAGGAGCTGTTTTATTAGCGGCATATACCGTTTTATTGTTAATAACGATGTATATTCCTTTATTAGGAATGGTTATTAATTTCTTTTTGCCGCTTCCATTTATTTTATTTTTTGCGAAAAACGACACGAAAACTTCTTTTGTTTTTCTGATCGCATCTGTCGTTATCTCGCTTGTGGCAGGAAGCATTTTTGCTGTTCCATTAACTCTTGCTTATGGATTGACCGGAGCGGTTATGGGATATTTAATAAGAGAACAGAAAAACAGAGGAACGGTTTTTATAGCCGGATCCCTCGTCTTTTTGCTTAATTTGATCATTCAATACGTTGTAGCAGTTACGTTTTTTCAATTCAATTTTATTGAAGAAATGATGAAAATGTTTCGGGAATCTGTAGATATGTCGCTGGAAATGTTGGAATCCATTGGAAAAGATCCCGGACAGAAGGCTGCCGAACAGCTTTTATCAAGCGTAGATATGATTGAAACATTAATGCCAAGTTTGTTTGTGGTTGTTTCTTTAATTAATGTATTATTGATTCAGCTTGTTTCTCTTCCAATTTTAAAAAGGTTCGGGGTTAGAATTGGAAAGTGGAAGGCTTTCAAGGATTTGACTCTGCCAAAAAGTATATTATGGTATTATTTGGCCGTTTTGCTCATTTCGATGGCGGTCAATCCTGAAGAAGGCAGCTATTTGTTTTCGGCCCTGTTAAATTTATCGTTTATTTTACAGTTATGTATGATTGTACAGGGATTATCCTTTGTCTTTTATTTCAGTTCCATAAAAGGCTATTCTGCCGCGATTCCGGTCACAGTGACAATTTTATCATTGTTGATGCCAATAATCCTTTATGTTGTACGAATATTAGGTATAATTGATTTAGGTTTTGATTTAAGGCAGCGCTTAAAAAAACAATCATAA
- the rpsR gene encoding 30S ribosomal protein S18, which translates to MAGGRRGGRAKRRKVCYFTANGITHIDYKDVDLLKKFISERGKILPRRVTGTSAKYQRKLTVAIKRARQMALLPFVAGE; encoded by the coding sequence ATGGCAGGAGGACGCAGAGGCGGTCGTGCAAAACGTCGTAAAGTGTGCTATTTTACAGCGAACGGAATTACACACATCGACTACAAAGATGTTGATCTTCTTAAAAAATTCATCTCTGAGCGCGGCAAAATTTTACCTCGCCGTGTAACAGGCACAAGCGCGAAATACCAACGCAAATTAACAGTTGCGATTAAACGTGCACGTCAAATGGCATTGTTGCCATTCGTTGCAGGTGAATAA
- the ssb gene encoding single-stranded DNA-binding protein — MMNRVVLVGRLTRDPELRYTPNGVPVTTFTLAVNRTFTNQQGEREADFINCVVWRRAAENVANYLKKGSLAGVDGRLQTRSYEAQDGRRVYVTEVLAESVQFLEPRSASGDRGDSGFYGGPRDQDNPFGNQNQRQNNNQDYTRIDEDPFAGEGQIDISDDDLPF; from the coding sequence ATGATGAATCGTGTCGTTCTTGTTGGACGTTTGACAAGAGATCCCGAGCTGCGCTACACACCAAATGGAGTTCCGGTTACGACCTTTACTCTTGCTGTAAATCGTACGTTTACGAATCAGCAAGGTGAACGGGAAGCAGACTTCATTAACTGTGTTGTTTGGAGGCGTGCAGCGGAAAATGTAGCAAACTATTTGAAAAAAGGTAGTCTTGCTGGTGTAGATGGACGGTTGCAAACGCGCAGCTATGAAGCCCAAGACGGAAGACGTGTTTATGTAACAGAAGTCTTAGCTGAAAGTGTTCAGTTTCTTGAACCTAGAAGTGCTTCCGGTGACAGAGGCGACAGTGGTTTTTACGGCGGCCCAAGGGATCAAGACAATCCGTTTGGAAATCAGAATCAACGCCAGAACAACAATCAAGACTATACACGTATAGATGAAGATCCATTTGCCGGCGAAGGGCAAATTGACATATCAGATGACGATCTTCCATTCTAA
- the rpsF gene encoding 30S ribosomal protein S6, producing the protein MRKYEIMYIIRPNIEDEAKKALVERFDNILTENGAEIIESKEWGKRRLAYEINDFRDGIYHIINVKSEPAAVEEFSRLAKINEDIIRHIVVKEEE; encoded by the coding sequence ATGAGAAAGTACGAAATTATGTACATCATCCGCCCAAACATTGAAGATGAAGCAAAAAAAGCGCTTGTTGAGCGTTTCGACAACATCTTAACTGAAAATGGTGCGGAAATTATCGAATCAAAAGAATGGGGAAAACGCCGTCTTGCTTATGAAATCAATGATTTCCGCGACGGAATTTACCACATCATTAACGTGAAATCTGAACCGGCTGCGGTTGAAGAATTCTCTCGTTTAGCAAAAATCAACGAAGACATCATTCGTCATATTGTTGTTAAAGAAGAAGAATAA
- a CDS encoding glycosyltransferase family 4 protein — MRIALFSDTFYPQVNGVARTLKRLADHMEKRGIEYEIFVPELEEGIMYPNTHQFTSFPFLFYPECRTAIANPYNILKRVSDFSPDLVHIATPLTMGLYGIHAAKRLGIPMVASYHTHFDQYLKYYKLTWLSSLLWRYMKWFHTPFERIFVPSSDTKDYLEESGFQNLSIWSRGVDCYLFNPEKKNDYLRNRYQIKERYILLYVGRLSPEKDLHTLYKMIDEMPAEFQKEIHWVIAGDGPSYKEVFDHVKDKKNATLTGYLKGEELAMAYAEADLFVFPSTTETFGNVVLESLASGTPAIVADLGGVTGIVQNNVTGMICRSHDHEHFLESIQQLLLNEAKRKTMEHSARTYALKQSWESIFDGLIEEYKEVIFKKKKMLLHA; from the coding sequence ATGCGTATTGCATTATTTTCGGATACATTTTATCCGCAAGTGAACGGTGTGGCGCGAACGTTGAAAAGACTGGCTGATCATATGGAAAAAAGAGGAATCGAATATGAGATTTTTGTTCCTGAGTTAGAGGAAGGAATTATGTATCCTAATACACACCAATTTACGAGCTTTCCTTTTTTATTCTATCCTGAATGCCGGACTGCAATTGCTAATCCTTATAATATACTTAAACGGGTAAGCGATTTTTCGCCTGATCTTGTTCATATCGCTACACCTCTGACAATGGGCTTGTATGGGATTCATGCTGCCAAACGGCTTGGAATCCCAATGGTCGCTTCCTACCATACCCACTTTGACCAGTATTTGAAGTATTATAAACTAACGTGGCTGTCTTCACTTTTATGGCGTTATATGAAATGGTTTCACACGCCATTTGAAAGAATTTTTGTCCCATCTTCCGATACGAAAGATTATTTAGAGGAAAGTGGATTCCAAAACCTCTCGATTTGGAGCAGAGGCGTCGATTGCTACTTATTTAATCCTGAAAAGAAAAACGACTATTTGCGCAATCGGTATCAAATTAAAGAGCGCTATATTCTTCTTTATGTTGGCCGCTTATCTCCGGAAAAAGACCTCCACACTCTTTATAAAATGATAGATGAAATGCCGGCGGAGTTTCAAAAAGAAATTCATTGGGTCATAGCAGGCGACGGGCCAAGTTACAAGGAAGTGTTTGATCACGTAAAGGATAAGAAAAATGCAACCTTGACGGGATATTTAAAAGGTGAGGAACTGGCCATGGCGTATGCAGAAGCCGATTTGTTTGTGTTCCCTTCAACAACTGAAACATTTGGAAATGTTGTATTAGAATCCCTCGCTTCTGGAACACCGGCGATTGTTGCAGACTTAGGAGGAGTAACAGGAATTGTTCAGAACAATGTAACAGGTATGATTTGCCGTTCCCATGACCACGAGCATTTTCTTGAATCCATCCAGCAGCTTCTCTTGAATGAAGCGAAACGGAAAACAATGGAGCATTCAGCGAGAACATACGCTTTAAAGCAATCATGGGAATCAATCTTTGACGGGCTGATAGAAGAATATAAAGAAGTTATTTTCAAGAAAAAGAAAATGCTGCTTCATGCTTAA
- a CDS encoding phosphatase PAP2 family protein: MERAKAWIYKYDQNWFYHCNRWPDTVISFFKWITHFGGAGFTISIQLLLHIVGPDFLKSTVLAASFSLAISHLIAILLKRFFRRIRPYLALPDAKVYGYLFKDHSFPSGHSTAIFSVVVPYCIYIPELVPFLLPLAALVAFSRVVLGVHYPSDVAAGAILGSMTALFFSYFI, translated from the coding sequence GTGGAAAGGGCAAAAGCATGGATTTATAAATATGATCAAAATTGGTTTTATCATTGTAACCGGTGGCCGGATACTGTGATTTCCTTTTTTAAATGGATTACGCATTTCGGTGGTGCTGGTTTTACTATTTCTATTCAATTGCTGCTTCATATTGTCGGTCCGGACTTCTTGAAATCAACTGTTTTGGCCGCCAGCTTTTCATTGGCGATCAGCCATTTGATTGCAATCTTATTGAAACGATTTTTCCGCCGGATTCGTCCTTATCTGGCATTGCCTGATGCCAAAGTGTATGGCTATTTATTTAAGGATCATTCTTTTCCCTCAGGGCATTCCACTGCCATTTTCTCAGTAGTCGTTCCTTATTGTATATATATTCCAGAATTGGTACCTTTTCTTCTTCCTTTAGCTGCACTCGTGGCTTTTTCGAGGGTTGTGCTCGGTGTCCACTACCCATCTGATGTAGCAGCAGGGGCAATTTTAGGTTCTATGACAGCTCTGTTCTTTAGTTATTTTATTTAA
- the ychF gene encoding redox-regulated ATPase YchF produces MALTAGIVGLPNVGKSTLFNAITQAGAEAANYPFCTIDPNVGIVEVPDHRLTKLTELVQPKKTVPTTFEFTDIAGIVKGASKGEGLGNKFLSHIREVDAICQVVRCFADDNITHVSGKVDPVADIETINLELILADLETVEKRIGRVEKMAKQKDKDAMFEFEVLSMLKEAFESEKPARAVEFTDEQMKVVKGLHLLTIKPVLYVANVGEEDIADPSSNEYVQQVKEYAEKDNSEVIVVCAKIESEIAELDGEEKAMFLQELGIEESGLDQLIRKAYSLLGLATYFTAGVQEVRAWTFRKGMKAPQCAGIIHSDFERGFIRAETVSYDDLLAAGSMAAAREAGKVRLEGKDYEVQDGDIIHFRFNV; encoded by the coding sequence ATGGCTTTAACAGCAGGTATCGTCGGACTGCCGAATGTAGGAAAATCGACACTTTTCAATGCCATTACTCAAGCGGGAGCAGAAGCCGCAAACTATCCTTTCTGTACGATTGACCCGAATGTAGGGATTGTCGAAGTGCCGGATCACCGTTTAACAAAATTAACAGAACTTGTCCAGCCGAAAAAAACAGTGCCAACAACATTTGAATTTACCGATATTGCCGGGATCGTAAAAGGTGCGAGCAAAGGGGAAGGCCTTGGAAACAAATTTTTGTCCCATATCCGTGAAGTGGATGCGATTTGTCAAGTTGTTCGCTGTTTCGCTGATGATAACATCACTCATGTTTCCGGAAAAGTCGATCCGGTTGCTGATATTGAAACCATTAACTTGGAATTAATTTTAGCAGATCTTGAAACAGTAGAAAAACGCATCGGCCGTGTTGAGAAGATGGCAAAGCAAAAAGATAAAGATGCCATGTTCGAGTTTGAAGTTCTTTCGATGCTGAAAGAAGCATTTGAATCAGAAAAGCCTGCCCGTGCGGTAGAGTTTACCGATGAACAAATGAAAGTTGTCAAAGGGCTTCATCTACTTACAATCAAACCGGTTTTATATGTGGCAAACGTCGGGGAAGAAGATATTGCCGATCCGTCTTCAAATGAATATGTCCAACAAGTAAAAGAATACGCGGAAAAAGATAACTCCGAAGTGATTGTTGTTTGTGCAAAAATTGAATCGGAAATTGCAGAGCTGGACGGCGAAGAAAAAGCAATGTTTTTACAAGAACTTGGAATTGAAGAATCCGGCCTTGATCAATTAATTAGAAAAGCTTATTCATTATTGGGTCTTGCCACATACTTCACTGCCGGAGTTCAGGAAGTGCGTGCATGGACGTTCCGTAAAGGCATGAAAGCTCCGCAATGTGCCGGAATTATTCATTCGGACTTTGAAAGAGGCTTTATTCGTGCTGAAACTGTTTCTTATGATGACTTGTTAGCGGCCGGCTCCATGGCGGCAGCCCGCGAAGCTGGGAAAGTACGCCTTGAAGGAAAAGACTACGAAGTACAAGACGGTGACATTATCCATTTCCGTTTTAATGTATAA
- a CDS encoding DUF951 domain-containing protein, whose amino-acid sequence MEEKEFGLYDVVEMKKPHPCGTNRWKIIRMGMDIRIKCEGCAHSVLIPRKKFIRKMKKILVKHEE is encoded by the coding sequence ATGGAGGAAAAAGAGTTTGGACTGTATGATGTTGTCGAGATGAAAAAGCCTCATCCTTGCGGAACAAACCGCTGGAAAATTATTAGAATGGGCATGGACATCCGCATTAAATGCGAAGGCTGCGCCCATAGCGTGTTAATTCCGCGGAAAAAATTTATACGAAAAATGAAAAAAATACTTGTGAAGCATGAGGAATAA